DNA from Cynocephalus volans isolate mCynVol1 chromosome 2, mCynVol1.pri, whole genome shotgun sequence:
TCGACTCTCACCAGCTCCACCCTAGAAAATTCCCCAGAAAGTGTAGTCGCAGCGTTCAGTGTTTCTGACCCAGATTCTGGGGACAACGGAAAGATGGTTTGCTCCATCCAGGAAGACCTTCCCTTCCTCTTGAAACCCACATTCAAGAACTTTTATACCCTGATGACACAGAGGCCACTGGACAGAGAGGTCAGAGCCGAGTACAACATCACCATCACCGTCACCGACTTGGGGACGCCCAGGCTCAAAACCGAGCACAGCATAACCGTGCAGGTCTCCGACGTCAACGACAACGCCCCCGCCTTCACACAAAGCTCCTACACCCTGTTCGTCCGCGAGAACAACAGCCCCGCCCTGCACATCGGCAGCGTCAGCGCCACAGACAGAGACTCGGGCACCAACGCCCAGGTCACCTACTCGCTGCTGCCGACCCACGACCCGCACCTGGCCCTCGCCTCCCTGGTGTCCATCAACGCGGACAGCGGACACCTGTTCGCCCTGCGGTCGCTGGACTACGAGGCCCTGCGGGCGTTCGAGTTCCGCGTGGGCGCGGCAGACAGAGGCTCCCCCGCGCTGAGCAGCGACGCGCTGGTGCGCGTGGTGCTGGTGGACGACAACGACAACGCGCCCTTCGTGCTGTACCCGCTGCAGAACGGCTCTGCGCCCTGCACCGAGCTGCTGCCCAGGCAGGCCGAGGCGGGCTCCCTGGTGACCAAGGTGGTGGCGGTGGACGGCGACTCGGGCCAGAACGCCTGGCTGTCGTACCAGCTGCTCAAGGCCACGGAGCCCGGGCTGTTCGGCGTGTGGGCGCACAACGGCGAGGTGCGCACGGTCCGGCTGCTGAGCGAGCGCGACGCGGCCAGGCACAGACTGCTGGTGCTGGTCAAGGACAATGGCGAGCCGCCGCTGTCGGCCACCGTCACGCTGCACGTGCTGCTGGTGGACGGCTTCTCCCAGCCCTACCTGCCGCTGCCGGAAGCGGCGCCGGAACGGGCGCAGGCCGACTCGCTCACCGTCTACTTGGTCATCGCGCTGGCCTCGGTCACCTCGCTCTTCCTGTTCTCGGTGCTCCTGTTGGTGGCGGTGCGGCTGTGCAGGAGGCGCAGGGCGGCCTCGGAGGGTCGCTGCTCGGTGCCTGGTGGCCGCTTTCCGGGCCACCTGGTGGACGTCAGCGGTACGGGGACCCTGTCCCAGAGCTACCAGTATGAGGTGTGTCTGATGGGAGGTTCCGGGACAAATGAGTTCAAGTTCCTGAAGCCGGTTATCCCCAGCCTCCCACCCCTGGGCACTGGCgaacaaatagaagaaaacattacCTTCCGGAATAGCTTTGGATTCAATTAGAGTTCTGATTATGATGCAATATTTTCTGCCGTTTATCCAGATATAGAGTTTGAGAGTGTCGTGGAGAAAAATTCCACCTTCAGTTAATGGCTTTGATTTCCCTTTTTCGATGGATTTGTCCGTTGAACTTTATCTTGTCCAATTTTGGCAAACTCAGTTTTACTTCGTGGCATTTATTTACATAATGTCATTCCAAGTCCATGCATGCTGTTGATTCTCCTGAGATTTCTGCTCTTCTTgctggtatatacatacagtgtaATGAAACAGAATGGGTAATATACAGCAAATTGCAAATGAGTCATTAAGGaaggccttaatccaatatgactggtgtccttacaagaagaggttAGTATACAGAGAGAGACCGGACAGGTGCACACAGAGAGATGATCATCTAAAGATACTGAAGGGAGATGgccatccacaagccaaggaaagaggcctccaaatgaaaccaaccctgccaacaccttaatcttggacttttagcctctaaaactatgaggaaataaattcatgttatttaagccacccagtctgtggtatttgttatgggagccctagaaaactaatacagtgacTTTTCATAAAGTTTAGACAGTTAATGTCCTGTTATGATTGTGGAGTACCTAGCACACTTAAAACTTCTTCAGTTATCCAAATTTCACACAATGCTATATCACCATTTTGAggtacttttatttattgttccATTAATAATAgtatcatttgaatttttttgtatgtatgaaagaaaagaataacattcttaattttctttcttacctgtttttctctttcactgtCCAACCTCTCTCAGTTGAACTtctacttttacatttttataaccaCAGCTTTTTCTTTACACCTTCTTTATAGCCATAGCTAAAAATTGTTGTGTCTATAGATGTTTTAGGAAcctgaaaaaaaatatggaaaatttactttttatgacTGTATAAATTATCAATACTTTGCAACCCCAAATCACCAAGAACACACTGTTTCTTTTTGCACCAGAACATTGGGTTTGTTGACTTGTTGCAAATAAGGGAGAACTCACATAATAGGTAACCATGGGTCACCTTAGTAACAAGGTCTTACAAAGAAGTCATAGAATCTGGGCTTGTGTTGGGTGGTTTCGGGGTTAGCTCTGTATTAAATGTTTTCAGGAAATGGGGGTAATTCTCTGATTGACTATCTTAATAAGTTTTGTTTAAGAAGTAGAAAGAACAAAGTGAGATTAAATCTGTCATTGGTAAAGTAACAATGTTCACTCATATTAGCAAAGAAAAGGGGGCTCTTtcaacattttgttgttgtttggaaaatgttcttgtttttgtctttgctcaAGCATGAAGTCATTGTAGTTACATCAGGGTGACAGTGGTGTTTTCTGATGTTGGTGTTTCATGAAATTGTTTATGTTCAACAGATTATGGCTTACTTATGAGTGCCAGGACAGTTCCTGGTTGTCAGGGGCTGAatctctttctcaaaatattgTTCATTGCAAAGTCATGTTGCTTATTAATAAGGACTATCTTTCCTGCTCTTTGGATTCAATGTTTTGCTTCCTGAGCCATTGAGAACAGAATGTTTCTAAAATCAAGATCAAATAGGTTCATCATTTTAGACCCCATCAGTTGGCTTTACCATATTTTCAAAATCTCAATAATTCAGCTTCCCATATTTCCTAATCTCAGGCCCTCTGTTTTTCTGCTTCATCTGGATTAAATGATGTCTGTTTGTACAAAACTGTCATCTTGTCTTCATATCTCTTCTGGTTGAGTCCACTGTTTGATAGATcccttatctctttctttcttttttaattccctCCCTTTGCTACAGTATATCCTCAAGTGGCTTCCAGAAAGAGGGTGCACACAAAAAAACCTTTCTGTGACTCTGCATGTCTGAAAATTCACTTAGTTTTCCCTCATACTTGATTGATGATTTGaccagatatagaattcttgcttggaaattttaaatcattaataTATCAATTTTGGGTTCACAATTTTTTATAAGAAATCTTATGCCAGTTGGATTCTTAATCCTTGTTCTTCTTTATAGTTGCAACAGATGTGCATATGTTCCTAAATAATATGTTAAGGGGATTTTGGGGGGTCTGTCTTCAATTTATAGAAAACAATTCATATAATATGGATCAACTGTAGGCTTGCTTTTTTCAATCATTATGGTATTGGATTTATTCATGTTAATGCAGTTCATTCATCTACACTACTctatagtattctgttgtataaatACATCtttacctttaattttattttactgttgatTGACTTTCGGGTTGCTCtaagaattattttacttttacaatGCTTCTATAAGTATTCTTGAATATATCTCCTTATGTGCTCAGGCAAGAGTTCCTTCTGGGTACATGCACATCCAGGAAGGGACTATTTGGGTCATAGCAAGAACCAGGAAGATATCAAAGTGAATTAAATAGACAATTAATAGATGCCAACACCAAGATAACAGAGATGTTAggattatctgacaaagattttaaaacagacTTTTAAAAGTGCTTCAGTGAGCAACTATGAATGTATTAGAAACAATTGAAAAAATAGAGTCtcagcaaaaaatagaaaatataaagaaacatcaacaaaaattttagaaattaaagataTAGTTAAAATTAGAAAGTCAACATATGGGCTCAACAGCAGAATGGTGGggacaaagaaagaattagtgaactaaaacatagaacaatagaaattacccaatctgaacaacaAGCAGAAAATTGGttgtaaaaaaatgaacagagcttcagggacctgtgggacaataACCAAAGATCTAACATATTTGTCATTGAAGTcccagaaagaaaggagaaagagggtgGGACTGGAAAAGTTCTCATAGAAATAATGGCTAAGAACTTCCCAaattggcaaaagacataaatccAGAGATTCAAGAAGCCAAACAAATCTCAAACagtataaacccaaagaaatcaacACGAAGAAACATCATTGTCAAATTTTTGAAAACCAAATTCAAGGGAAATGTCTCAAAAACAGTGAGAGAGAAATGACACCTTACCTATAAGGCAAGAACAATTTGTATGATAGTaggtttctcatcagaaaccatgaagTTCAGAAGGGAGTTgcacaatatttttcaagtgctgaaagaaaagaattgtcaAGCCAGAATTCTAAATCCAATGAAAATATCCTTTAGGAAAAGAATTTGTTGCCAGTGGCCCAACTCTAAAGGAGTggctaaagaaagttcttcaaactgaaagaaaaaaaagtaatcttggaacatcaggaaaaaagaaacaacagaagaaacaaaaatatagataaatacaaTAGAACTTGCTTCTCTTCCAGAggtttctaaattatgtttggtGGTTGAATCCAAAATTATAACACTGTCTGTTGTGGCTCTAAACAtatgtagaggaaatatttaagacaattatattataaatggaGGAGGGTAAAGGGACATAAAGGGAGACAGTTTTCTACACTTCACTTGAACTGTTAATATGATGAAACCAATAAGTTATAATaagttatatatacataatataatacCCTAGACCACTAAAAAGTTATATTAAATGATATGCTAAATAAACActatagataaataaaagtgGAGTTCTAAAATATGTTCTAATAACCCACaggaatttagaaaaaagaaaacagaaacaaacaaacaaacaaaaacctagaacaaacagaaaacaagacaaaatgaAAGGCAGACTTAAGCtctacatatcaataattacattaaatgtaaatggtctaggctggccagtttgctcagttggttagaactctgcctggtaacaccaaggtcaagggttcagatagcCAtagca
Protein-coding regions in this window:
- the LOC134369354 gene encoding protocadherin beta-5 — protein: MEKTLQKRQVIFLPILLLLWEAGSETIRYSMPEETESGYLVANLAKDLGLRVGELASRRARIHYKGNKQLLQLDIKTGNLLLYEKLDREVLCGATEPCILHFQLLLENPVQFFQADLQLADINDHSPEFLEKEMLLKIPESVQPGTVFPLKIAQDFDIGSNTVQNYTISPNSYFHVVTHNRADGRKYPELVLDKGLDREEQPELSLTLSALDGGAPPRSGTITVRIEVVDINDNAPKFLQSLYEVQVPENSPLNSLVVAVSARDLDAGTYGSVTYALFQGDEVTQPFVIDEITGEIRLKRALDFEATRYYNVEIVVTDGGGLSGKCTVAVEVVDVNDNAPELTMSTLTSSTLENSPESVVAAFSVSDPDSGDNGKMVCSIQEDLPFLLKPTFKNFYTLMTQRPLDREVRAEYNITITVTDLGTPRLKTEHSITVQVSDVNDNAPAFTQSSYTLFVRENNSPALHIGSVSATDRDSGTNAQVTYSLLPTHDPHLALASLVSINADSGHLFALRSLDYEALRAFEFRVGAADRGSPALSSDALVRVVLVDDNDNAPFVLYPLQNGSAPCTELLPRQAEAGSLVTKVVAVDGDSGQNAWLSYQLLKATEPGLFGVWAHNGEVRTVRLLSERDAARHRLLVLVKDNGEPPLSATVTLHVLLVDGFSQPYLPLPEAAPERAQADSLTVYLVIALASVTSLFLFSVLLLVAVRLCRRRRAASEGRCSVPGGRFPGHLVDVSGTGTLSQSYQYEVCLMGGSGTNEFKFLKPVIPSLPPLGTGEQIEENITFRNSFGFN